A single window of Oceanococcus atlanticus DNA harbors:
- a CDS encoding aromatic ring-hydroxylating oxygenase subunit alpha yields MTGIDWHNYVQKLTQPIESAESLPYEAYTDPQVLISETKNVFHKDWVFVCSTSQLPKPGHYFALDLAGEPVVIIHGQDGRIRALSNSCRHRGTPLLDAGFGQLKRNIVCPYHAWTYSDSGSLKGAPYCGAIKVDRPAHSLRSFPLESWNGLLFVNLRSNPPPLSSRVAGIDEHLRHFQLERFTKGYKGTPECWQANWKLVIENAIESYHLFKVHQKSLETVAPTKYAFYVAGSAEWSLTAGLLSDRRSKLSRWLSGETHKTQHQYLLIFLPPSFVGILTPASLDWLSVLPHGTDSCRVYSGGTAASATALSETFTSDHSATFLAEDKAICERLQQGMSATHAKGGKLVELERPLIDFRQFLLSRQFNHPP; encoded by the coding sequence ATGACAGGCATTGATTGGCATAACTATGTCCAAAAGCTCACCCAACCCATCGAATCAGCCGAGTCCCTACCCTACGAGGCCTATACCGACCCGCAGGTACTCATAAGCGAAACGAAGAACGTATTTCACAAGGATTGGGTCTTCGTTTGCAGCACGTCGCAGCTCCCCAAACCCGGCCACTATTTTGCACTGGATCTTGCGGGCGAACCGGTGGTCATCATTCACGGCCAAGACGGTCGCATTCGGGCCTTATCGAACAGCTGTCGTCATCGGGGCACCCCTTTGTTGGATGCCGGCTTCGGTCAACTCAAGCGCAACATCGTGTGCCCTTACCATGCCTGGACTTACTCCGATTCCGGCTCGCTCAAAGGCGCACCTTACTGCGGAGCTATCAAGGTCGACAGGCCAGCACACAGCCTAAGGTCATTCCCGCTTGAGAGCTGGAACGGCCTGCTGTTCGTCAATCTCAGATCAAACCCTCCACCGCTTTCATCGCGCGTGGCAGGCATCGACGAACACCTCAGACATTTTCAACTGGAACGCTTTACCAAGGGCTACAAGGGCACACCAGAATGCTGGCAAGCCAATTGGAAGCTTGTTATCGAAAACGCGATAGAAAGCTACCACCTGTTCAAGGTGCATCAAAAATCCCTGGAGACTGTCGCACCTACAAAGTATGCGTTCTACGTCGCAGGCAGCGCCGAGTGGTCGCTTACTGCAGGCCTCTTGTCGGACCGCAGATCCAAGCTATCGCGTTGGCTGAGCGGCGAAACCCATAAGACTCAACACCAGTATTTGTTGATCTTTCTGCCGCCTTCTTTTGTCGGAATCCTAACCCCCGCATCTCTGGACTGGCTTTCGGTCTTACCCCATGGCACGGACAGTTGCCGCGTCTACTCTGGTGGCACGGCCGCGTCAGCGACGGCGCTGAGCGAGACATTCACATCCGACCACTCGGCAACTTTTTTGGCCGAAGACAAAGCCATCTGTGAACGTCTACAGCAAGGCATGTCGGCAACGCATGCCAAGGGCGGGAAGCTGGTCGAACTGGAGCGCCCTCTGATTGATTTC